Proteins encoded within one genomic window of Brachybacterium avium:
- a CDS encoding YrhK family protein — MRLFDPRARQVTAQQARRYAMFEILHTIADVLAALLFVVGSILFFSEQTQFAGTVCFLVGSFFFAAKPSIRIVRELWLARSHKVDRLAGRAPEGPPMTDG; from the coding sequence ATGCGACTCTTCGACCCCAGAGCCCGTCAGGTCACCGCGCAGCAGGCTCGTCGCTACGCGATGTTCGAGATCCTGCACACGATCGCCGACGTCCTCGCCGCGCTCCTGTTCGTCGTCGGGAGCATCCTGTTCTTCTCCGAGCAGACGCAGTTCGCGGGAACTGTCTGCTTCCTGGTCGGCTCGTTCTTCTTCGCCGCGAAGCCCAGCATCCGGATCGTCCGAGAGCTCTGGCTCGCCCGATCGCACAAGGTGGACCGACTGGCAGGGAGGGCCCCGGAGGGCCCGCCGATGACCGACGGCTGA
- a CDS encoding HNH endonuclease signature motif containing protein — translation MGDLRDGANVPFDEDATGEVSSRAELSVDALSEPTPAAPVLPPHLRPVHAASIQESRRLAARFTALAPSFHDPESEDYDADAAEAEILSAALALRCTRAVADRILRDAHIALTQLPLTLARLECGEFPAAWFDRILRRTRHLTARQMAFVDAAASCWPATSTTEQFHHRLSRLLGRLESQQETPAHLTPEGRRRVELLPTRDDGIGCLRVVGPAPEILALAQRLDSAARAIQAAQRRAFEAGETPPLDPRGTVAGTATPASLALLQYDLLGGAAFGTDGVQVPQPRFRLNVTVPVLTLLGGSQEPGMLEGTTPIPASMARELAGASETWHRVLTDPCSGAFLALPATRYTPTRAMLEHLRLRNTTCAVPGCTRPTSWASEADHIEEYDHGDPEHGGLTEIENLHLLCWQHHRAKTAGLLDPTRLPSTPGLPGRTTWSIRDRASVIVHDNEDLATPHTTEALMDSWTRYQARLESRRRALERRKNPPPPPY, via the coding sequence ATGGGTGATCTTCGCGATGGCGCGAACGTACCGTTCGACGAGGACGCGACCGGTGAGGTCTCCTCCCGGGCGGAGCTCTCGGTCGACGCACTCTCGGAGCCGACCCCCGCCGCTCCTGTCCTCCCGCCGCATCTGCGGCCCGTCCATGCCGCCTCGATCCAGGAGAGCCGGCGCCTCGCGGCGCGCTTCACCGCGCTCGCCCCGTCGTTCCACGACCCGGAGAGCGAGGACTACGACGCGGATGCCGCCGAGGCGGAGATCCTCTCGGCGGCGCTCGCCCTGCGCTGCACCCGCGCCGTCGCGGACCGCATCCTCCGCGATGCCCACATCGCGCTCACCCAACTGCCTCTCACCCTGGCCCGGCTGGAGTGTGGGGAGTTCCCCGCCGCCTGGTTCGACCGCATCCTGCGCCGCACCCGGCATCTCACCGCGCGCCAGATGGCCTTCGTGGATGCCGCCGCCTCGTGCTGGCCGGCCACGTCGACCACAGAGCAGTTCCATCACCGCCTCTCCCGGCTGCTCGGCCGCCTGGAGTCCCAGCAGGAGACCCCTGCCCACCTGACCCCTGAGGGCCGGCGCCGCGTGGAGCTGCTGCCCACCCGCGACGACGGGATCGGCTGTCTGCGGGTGGTCGGCCCGGCACCGGAGATCCTCGCCCTCGCCCAGCGGCTGGACTCCGCCGCCCGCGCGATCCAGGCCGCCCAGCGTCGCGCCTTCGAAGCGGGGGAGACGCCACCGCTGGATCCGCGGGGCACCGTCGCCGGGACGGCGACCCCCGCCTCCCTCGCTCTCCTCCAGTACGACCTGCTGGGCGGTGCGGCCTTCGGCACCGACGGGGTCCAGGTGCCGCAGCCCCGTTTCCGCCTCAATGTCACCGTGCCCGTCCTGACGCTGCTCGGCGGCTCCCAGGAGCCCGGCATGCTGGAGGGCACGACCCCGATCCCTGCCTCGATGGCGCGTGAGCTCGCCGGAGCGAGCGAGACCTGGCACCGCGTGCTCACCGATCCGTGCAGCGGCGCCTTCCTGGCGCTGCCCGCGACGCGCTACACCCCGACCCGCGCCATGCTCGAGCACCTGCGCCTGCGCAACACCACCTGCGCGGTCCCCGGATGCACCCGCCCCACCTCCTGGGCCTCCGAGGCGGACCACATCGAGGAGTACGACCACGGGGATCCGGAGCACGGCGGTCTCACCGAGATCGAGAACCTGCACCTGCTGTGCTGGCAGCACCACCGGGCGAAGACCGCCGGCCTGCTCGACCCGACCCGCCTGCCGAGCACTCCCGGACTGCCGGGGCGGACCACCTGGTCGATCCGGGATCGGGCGAGCGTGATCGTCCACGACAACGAGGACCTCGCCACCCCGCACACGACCGAGGCGCTCATGGACTCCTGGACCCGCTACCAGGCACGACTCGAATCGCGACGGCGCGCCCTCGAGCGGCGGAAGAACCCGCCCCCACCGCCGTACTGA
- a CDS encoding MFS transporter, with protein MPKNARSRRRPSLGKLFAAPYVTAAATMSASPAMRLLALLTTVNALGNGLFATISVLFFTQHLGFSIGFVSGVLVAATVLAIGGDLLSGRFSDASSPKPVLLAGLVLSAVATALLLVVRDQVSFVLVLCLISLGQGMCMSSNTTLIRRVAREDPALARASLRSLLTLGISAGALLAGLVLASGSATAFRSAILGDAVTFVIAAGLLLRIAVPPAPEGAAGRPRPVFPDRRFAVFSLANGAIGLYLHVLSFALPLWTVLHHPELTWVVGLLVALNALLTATFQVPASAGITSIRTASRRLVIGAVCLAMSYLFFLSGWSASPAVLVLALGVFLLAHTAGEVLYSAGTMELLFRLAPARQQGQYGAFYGISNGVMSSAAPAVLGAAIALGDGWGWWGLAVATVLLALLIRAVSDGERTVR; from the coding sequence ATGCCGAAGAATGCGCGCAGCCGACGCCGACCCTCGCTCGGGAAGCTGTTCGCCGCCCCCTACGTCACCGCCGCGGCGACGATGTCCGCATCCCCCGCGATGCGCCTGCTCGCGCTGCTCACCACCGTCAATGCGCTCGGCAACGGGCTCTTCGCCACGATCAGCGTGCTGTTCTTCACCCAGCACCTCGGCTTCTCCATCGGCTTCGTCTCCGGGGTGCTCGTCGCGGCGACCGTGCTCGCGATCGGCGGAGATCTGCTCAGCGGCAGGTTCTCCGATGCCTCGAGTCCGAAGCCCGTGCTCCTGGCCGGGCTCGTCCTCTCCGCCGTGGCCACCGCCCTGCTGCTGGTGGTCCGGGACCAGGTGAGCTTCGTCCTCGTGCTGTGCCTGATCAGCCTCGGGCAGGGGATGTGCATGTCCTCGAACACCACCCTGATCCGGCGCGTGGCGCGAGAGGATCCGGCGCTCGCCCGCGCCTCGCTGAGATCCCTGCTCACCCTCGGCATCTCCGCCGGTGCCCTGCTGGCCGGGCTGGTGCTGGCCAGCGGCAGCGCGACGGCGTTCCGGAGCGCGATCCTCGGCGATGCGGTCACCTTCGTGATCGCTGCCGGGCTGCTGCTGCGTATCGCGGTGCCACCGGCGCCGGAGGGCGCAGCCGGGCGTCCGCGGCCGGTGTTCCCCGATCGGCGGTTCGCCGTGTTCTCCCTCGCCAACGGCGCGATCGGCCTCTACCTGCACGTGCTGTCCTTCGCGCTCCCCCTGTGGACGGTGCTCCATCATCCGGAGCTGACCTGGGTCGTCGGCCTCCTGGTCGCGCTCAATGCCCTGCTCACCGCCACCTTCCAGGTGCCGGCCAGTGCCGGGATCACCAGCATCCGCACGGCGAGTCGGCGCCTGGTGATCGGCGCCGTCTGCCTGGCGATGTCCTACCTCTTCTTCCTCTCCGGCTGGTCGGCCTCGCCGGCGGTCCTGGTGCTCGCGCTGGGCGTCTTCCTGCTCGCGCATACCGCCGGGGAGGTGCTGTACAGCGCCGGCACGATGGAGCTGCTGTTCCGTCTGGCGCCGGCGCGGCAGCAGGGGCAGTACGGGGCGTTCTACGGGATCAGCAACGGCGTGATGTCCTCCGCCGCGCCGGCCGTCCTCGGTGCGGCGATCGCGCTCGGTGACGGGTGGGGATGGTGGGGGCTGGCGGTGGCGACGGTGCTGCTGGCGCTGCTGATCCGCGCAGTGAGCGATGGAGAGCGGACCGTCCGGTGA